A stretch of Physeter macrocephalus isolate SW-GA chromosome 1, ASM283717v5, whole genome shotgun sequence DNA encodes these proteins:
- the CAMK2N2 gene encoding calcium/calmodulin-dependent protein kinase II inhibitor 2, with the protein MSEILPYSEDKMGRFGADPEGSDLSFSCRLQDTNSFFAGNQAKRPPKLGQIGRAKRVVIEDDRIDDVLKGMGEKPPSGV; encoded by the exons ATGTCCGAGATCCTGCCCTACAGTGAGGACAAGATGGGCCGCTTCGGCGCCGACCCCGAGGGCTCTGACCTCTCCTTCAGCTGCCGCCTGCAGGACACCAACTCCTTCTTCGCGGGCAACCAAGCCAAGCGACCCCCCAAGCTGGGCCAGATCGGCCGAGCCAAGAGAG TGGTGATCGAGGATGACCGGATAGACGACGTGCTGAAAGGGATGGGGGAGAAGCCGCCGTCCGGAGTGTAG